From a region of the Theobroma cacao cultivar B97-61/B2 chromosome 8, Criollo_cocoa_genome_V2, whole genome shotgun sequence genome:
- the LOC18592717 gene encoding transcription termination factor MTERF5, chloroplastic: MRVFCAIRPSMDLSSLSRGPFLITRTRLPFPEKLYFCRAKFADSEADGSFSLRVVPPTLITAEKEEAKAVLTLFLKKQGLSNAVAARIINKSGLFIDHLVSTLHSVHKSRYLVGRELTTLEIRDALTPYLESLLEEHGRTLVNVVENFPDPPVKDKPVTQVSPPDSAVDSKKLKAVSRVSETGPAGKLRPQVLYLMELGMDLEKIKVITRRFPSFAYYSLEGKIKPVVEFLLELGVPKSDIPIILSKRPQLCGISLSENLIPTMTFLENLGVDKKQWAKVIYRFPALLTYSRQKVKTTLDFLYEMGISSENVGKILTRCPNIISYSVEDKLRPTAKYFRSLGVDIAVLLLRCPQTFGLSIEANLKPVTEFFLDKGYTVEEVGIMTSRCGALYTFSLVDNLIPKWDFFLTMDYSKSELVKFPQYFGYSLEERIKPRVAVVKESGVKLLLNQILSLSSRDFEKALKKKIEKQLTDQV, encoded by the exons ATGAGAGTTTTTTGTGCAATCCGGCCATCAATGGATCTCTCTTCTCTGTCCAGAGGACCCTTCCTCATTACCAG GACTCGACTTCCTTTCCCTGAGAAACTCTACTTCTGCAGAGCAAAGTTTG CTGATTCTGAGGCAGATGGATCTTTTAGTTTAAGAGTGGTGCCTCCAACTCTGATTACagcagaaaaagaagaagctaaGGCTGTTTTAACCTTGTTCTTGAAGAAGCAAGGTCTAAGCAATGCAGTTGCTGCAAGGATCATCAACAAATCAGGCCTTTTTATTGACCACCTAGTGTCGACGCTTCATTCTGTTCATAAATCTCGGTATCTCGTAG GAAGAGAGCTCACAACTCTTGAGATCAGGGATGCTCTTACCCCTTACCTTGAATCTCTCCTTGAAGAGCATGGAAGAACTCTGGTCAATGtagttgaaaattttcctGACCCACCAGTTAAAGATAAACCTGTAACGCAGGTATCTCCTCCAGATTCAGCCGTTGACTCCAAGAAGTTAAAAGCTGTCTCTCGTGTTAGTGAGACAGGCCCAGCAGGGAAGCTCCGTCCTCAAGTTCTCTACCTCATGGAGCTTGGTATGGATCTTGAGAAGATCAAGGTAATTACACGCAGATTCCCATCTTTTGCCTACTACAGTCTGGAGGGGAAAATCAAACCTGTTGTTGAGTTCCTTCTTGAACTTGGTGTGCCAAAGTCTGACATTCCCATCATTCTCAGTAAAAGGCCTCAACTGTGTGGAATCAGTCTCTCTGAAAATCTCATACCCACCATGACATTCTTAGAAAATTTGGGTGTGGACAAGAAACAGTGGGCAAAAGTTATATACCGGTTTCCTGCACTTCTTACTTATAGCAGGCAAAAGGTTAAGACAACTTTAGATTTCCTCTATGAAATGGGCATTTCGTCAGAGAATGTTGGTAAGATTCTAACACGTTGTCCAAACATAATAAGTTATAGTGTGGAGGACAAGCTACGGCCTACAGCTAAGTACTTCCGCTCATTGGGTGTTGATATTGCTGTTCTTCTACTACGATGTCCGCAGACATTTGGCCTTAGCATTGAGGCAAATTTGAAGCCTGTAACAgaattttttcttgataaagGATACACTGTGGAGGAAGTTGGGATTATGACTTCAAGATGTGGAGCATTATATACTTTTAGCTTGGTAGATAACTTGATACCGAAATGGGATTTCTTTTTAACCATGGATTATTCAAAGTCAGAGCTGGTTAAATTCCCTCAATATTTTGGCTACAGCTTGGAGGAGAGGATTAAACCACGAGTTGCAGTTGTAAAGGAGTCTGGTGTGAAATTACTGCTGAATCAGATTTTATCATTGTCAAGTCGTGACTTCGAAAAGgctttgaagaagaaaattgagAAGCAGCTTACAGACCAAGTATAA